A window from Hoeflea sp. IMCC20628 encodes these proteins:
- a CDS encoding histidine phosphatase family protein, with amino-acid sequence MPDLDMFVIRHGETSYNRESRLQGARDIGLNALGLEQAAFNGKSLAAVPDFDASRYDWVSSPLSRARNTMELVRENAGLDPKAYRIEPLLIEVSFGDWEGQTPDEIEAAKPGTMAEREDNKWTYLPPGERAESYEMMAQRVDRFLATVSGPMVCVAHGGIIRALFNRIGGMPGNEASMMDVPQDRILKISGGMIGWI; translated from the coding sequence ATGCCTGACCTCGACATGTTCGTGATCCGCCACGGCGAGACCAGCTACAACCGGGAGAGCCGGCTGCAAGGCGCGCGCGACATCGGTTTGAACGCGCTCGGACTTGAGCAGGCAGCCTTCAACGGCAAATCCTTGGCAGCCGTCCCGGACTTTGACGCCAGCCGTTACGACTGGGTTTCAAGCCCCTTGTCGCGGGCTCGCAACACAATGGAACTTGTCCGCGAGAATGCCGGACTTGATCCGAAAGCCTACCGCATCGAACCGCTGCTGATCGAGGTCAGCTTTGGCGACTGGGAAGGTCAGACGCCGGACGAAATCGAAGCCGCCAAGCCGGGCACGATGGCCGAGCGTGAAGACAACAAATGGACCTACCTGCCGCCGGGCGAGCGCGCTGAAAGCTACGAGATGATGGCACAGCGCGTCGATAGGTTTCTGGCGACAGTCAGCGGCCCGATGGTTTGCGTCGCCCATGGCGGCATCATCCGGGCACTGTTCAACCGGATTGGCGGCATGCCCGGCAATGAGGCCTCGATGATGGATGTGCCGCAAGACCGGATCCTCAAAATCAGCGGTGGCATGATCGGCTGGATCTGA
- a CDS encoding GFA family protein — translation MGAELTGGCGCGALRYRLKSGPMIVHCCHCKDCQRQTGSAFVINAVIERDNIEIRQGATVVYSMPTESCGPHDLYRCEDCGSTVWSDYGRRETMVFLRAGTLDEPDRLPPDVHIFTRSKLPWVEIPAEIPAFDIFYSSVEEFWPAGAMMRRRALGF, via the coding sequence ATGGGTGCTGAATTGACCGGCGGATGTGGATGCGGCGCATTGCGCTACCGGCTTAAATCCGGACCGATGATCGTGCATTGCTGCCATTGCAAGGATTGCCAGCGACAGACCGGCAGCGCCTTCGTCATCAATGCCGTCATTGAACGGGACAATATCGAGATCAGGCAGGGCGCCACTGTCGTCTACTCGATGCCGACCGAAAGCTGCGGACCGCATGATCTGTATCGCTGCGAGGATTGCGGCAGCACGGTCTGGTCCGATTATGGACGCCGCGAGACCATGGTGTTTCTTCGCGCAGGAACCCTGGACGAACCGGACCGCCTGCCGCCGGATGTTCACATATTCACCCGATCGAAACTGCCTTGGGTGGAAATTCCAGCCGAAATTCCGGCTTTTGACATCTTCTATTCCAGCGTTGAAGAGTTCTGGCCCGCGGGGGCAATGATGCGACGCAGGGCGCTGGGGTTTTAA
- a CDS encoding DUF1344 domain-containing protein, translated as MRFAISALLAVAAMLAPFAAMAQSADITGLIDEVSTTEQTIKLDDGKVYQTPAEFDFDGLEKDVEVVIFYTVVDGKRMINDLELVQ; from the coding sequence CGCTTTATTGGCTGTTGCCGCCATGCTCGCCCCGTTTGCCGCCATGGCGCAGAGCGCCGATATCACTGGCCTCATTGATGAGGTTTCCACCACGGAGCAGACCATCAAGCTCGACGACGGCAAGGTCTATCAGACACCGGCCGAGTTCGATTTCGACGGGCTCGAAAAGGACGTCGAAGTGGTCATTTTCTACACGGTCGTCGATGGCAAGCGGATGATCAACGACCTCGAATTGGTTCAATAA
- a CDS encoding DnaJ C-terminal domain-containing protein has translation MRNPYTVLGVDKAAKPEAIKSAYRQLAKTWHPDQNRDNPQAGPRFAEIAHSYKLLTDPDLRRKFDSGDIDARGRRKAKPARGFAANPFTAFKQAMAAAAAAAADTDSEASGPPDIANFEDMVSHIFGEAAAKQAQESSAQTTQQAGPRTKTDAPGMDQDPLDALDELFAKWKTRHSSAPELPVRRQYLDISLEAALAGYKGEIDFGNGRAVGFEAPPGTTDGTEIRIPSPDPLTQGDAIVTVRHRAHPRFRSSGPDLHGDHAIDLAQAVLGGSFVYQGLDGPLRIEIPEWSGSDTVLRIAKKGLPTDNGKRGALHVHLRVMLPEKPDQRLIDLMRSSRKAWYV, from the coding sequence ATGCGTAATCCGTACACGGTGCTCGGCGTCGACAAGGCCGCCAAGCCTGAGGCCATCAAGAGTGCCTACCGGCAACTCGCCAAGACATGGCATCCGGATCAGAACCGGGACAATCCGCAGGCAGGTCCCCGGTTTGCGGAGATAGCGCACTCCTACAAGCTGCTGACCGACCCGGACCTGCGCAGAAAATTCGACAGCGGCGATATTGACGCGCGCGGACGGCGCAAGGCCAAGCCCGCCCGTGGCTTTGCCGCCAATCCATTCACAGCCTTCAAGCAGGCGATGGCTGCGGCAGCCGCAGCCGCAGCGGATACGGATAGCGAAGCCTCCGGGCCTCCGGATATTGCCAATTTCGAGGACATGGTCAGCCATATATTCGGCGAGGCTGCGGCGAAGCAGGCCCAAGAAAGTTCTGCGCAAACCACACAACAAGCAGGCCCGCGAACCAAGACAGATGCTCCGGGGATGGATCAGGACCCGCTGGATGCGCTCGACGAACTTTTCGCCAAATGGAAAACCCGGCACAGCTCCGCACCCGAATTGCCGGTGCGGCGCCAATATCTGGATATCAGTCTTGAAGCCGCGCTCGCCGGGTACAAGGGCGAAATAGACTTCGGAAACGGGCGCGCCGTCGGCTTCGAAGCGCCTCCCGGTACAACCGACGGAACCGAAATACGTATCCCCTCGCCTGATCCGCTGACCCAGGGCGACGCCATCGTCACGGTGCGCCACCGGGCTCACCCGCGGTTTCGGTCCTCGGGGCCGGACCTTCACGGCGATCACGCCATCGACCTTGCGCAAGCCGTCCTCGGCGGATCCTTTGTTTACCAGGGCCTTGATGGCCCGTTGCGGATTGAAATTCCGGAATGGTCCGGATCCGACACGGTGCTTCGGATTGCAAAAAAGGGGCTTCCCACCGACAATGGCAAGCGCGGTGCGTTGCATGTCCATTTGCGCGTGATGCTGCCAGAAAAACCGGACCAGCGACTCATCGATCTGATGCGATCGAGCAGGAAGGCCTGGTACGTATGA
- a CDS encoding polysaccharide deacetylase family protein translates to MYGPSTIAARRIFKRAIIQGGLEAVSLMSKAGIMPGARGMGAIFTLHHVRPATTKEFDPTAHLTITPEFLDASITKLKADGHIPVALEDLPEFLANPNQAGPAMVFTLDDGYRDNDMHARPVFEKHGVPYTVFISGGFVDRTHSIWWETAEQLINQVDEFTFDYGRGDVSLPTRTLVEKYAAFDRLHKTFTCAEQESIASELDAKARAAGICPTGIVDREVMDENELRQLATRPLARLGAHTIGHLNLAHLTSEQMRSEIIRSSERVAEITGEMPRTLAYPYGDRCAAGPREYQAAEELGFKLAVTTNPGVLHRKDLRRQFALHRISLNGYYQKRRYVGALASGIPFALI, encoded by the coding sequence ATGTACGGACCCAGCACAATCGCCGCACGAAGAATATTCAAGCGCGCCATCATACAAGGTGGGCTGGAAGCGGTGTCGCTGATGTCGAAGGCTGGGATCATGCCTGGGGCACGCGGAATGGGGGCGATCTTTACCCTGCACCATGTCCGCCCCGCGACCACCAAGGAGTTCGATCCGACCGCGCACCTGACCATCACGCCGGAGTTTCTTGATGCAAGCATCACGAAACTCAAGGCGGATGGCCACATCCCGGTGGCGCTCGAAGACCTGCCGGAATTTCTTGCAAATCCCAACCAGGCCGGACCGGCCATGGTGTTCACCCTCGATGACGGGTACCGGGACAATGACATGCATGCCCGCCCGGTGTTTGAAAAGCACGGCGTTCCCTACACCGTCTTCATCTCCGGCGGCTTTGTCGACCGCACCCATTCAATCTGGTGGGAAACCGCCGAGCAACTGATCAACCAGGTCGATGAATTCACATTCGATTATGGTCGCGGCGATGTGTCTCTCCCGACCCGGACCCTGGTTGAAAAATACGCCGCCTTCGATCGCTTGCACAAGACCTTCACATGTGCCGAGCAGGAATCGATTGCCTCTGAACTCGACGCCAAGGCCCGCGCGGCGGGGATCTGCCCGACCGGCATCGTGGACCGGGAAGTCATGGATGAAAACGAATTGCGCCAGTTGGCGACCAGGCCTCTAGCCCGTCTCGGCGCCCATACCATTGGCCATTTGAACCTGGCTCATTTGACATCCGAGCAGATGCGCTCGGAAATCATCCGTTCGTCCGAGCGTGTCGCCGAGATCACCGGCGAGATGCCGCGAACGCTGGCTTATCCCTATGGCGACAGATGCGCTGCCGGTCCGCGGGAATATCAAGCCGCCGAAGAGTTGGGTTTCAAGCTGGCCGTGACCACCAATCCGGGCGTTCTGCATCGCAAGGATCTGCGCAGACAGTTTGCGCTGCACCGTATTTCGCTGAACGGCTATTATCAAAAGCGCCGATATGTCGGCGCTTTGGCGTCGGGCATTCCCTTCGCGCTGATCTAG
- the fabI gene encoding enoyl-ACP reductase FabI — protein sequence MADTSGLMKGKRGLIMGVANNRSIAWGIAKACADAGAELALTYQGDALKKRVEPLATELGAIVAGHCDVTDLDTIDAVFAEVESKFGKIDFVVHAIAFSDKDELTGRYVETSRENFNRTMDISVYSLTAIAKRAEPLMNDGGSILTLTYYGAEKVMPHYNVMGVAKAALEASVRYLAVDLGGKGIRVNAISAGPIKTLAASGIGDFRYILKWNEYNSPLKRTVTIEQVGGSALYLLSDLSQGVTGEIHHVDSGYHTVGMKAVDAPDISVV from the coding sequence ATGGCTGATACTTCCGGTCTGATGAAGGGCAAACGTGGCTTGATCATGGGCGTCGCCAACAACCGCTCGATCGCCTGGGGCATTGCCAAGGCTTGCGCCGACGCAGGTGCCGAACTTGCGCTGACCTATCAGGGCGACGCGCTGAAGAAGCGTGTCGAGCCGTTGGCAACAGAGCTCGGCGCCATTGTTGCCGGTCATTGCGACGTCACGGATCTCGACACCATCGATGCGGTGTTCGCCGAAGTCGAAAGCAAGTTTGGCAAGATCGACTTCGTCGTCCATGCCATCGCGTTTTCCGACAAGGACGAGCTCACCGGCCGCTATGTCGAGACCAGCCGCGAAAATTTCAACCGCACCATGGACATCTCGGTCTATTCGCTGACTGCCATTGCCAAGCGCGCCGAACCGCTGATGAACGACGGTGGTTCGATCCTGACGCTGACCTATTACGGCGCCGAGAAGGTGATGCCGCATTACAATGTCATGGGGGTGGCCAAGGCAGCCCTTGAAGCCAGCGTGCGCTATCTGGCTGTTGACCTCGGCGGCAAGGGTATTCGCGTCAATGCAATCTCGGCCGGCCCGATCAAGACGCTCGCTGCCTCCGGCATTGGCGATTTCCGCTATATCCTGAAGTGGAACGAGTACAATTCGCCGCTCAAGCGCACCGTGACCATCGAACAGGTGGGCGGCTCGGCGCTGTATCTGCTTTCAGACCTGTCGCAGGGTGTCACCGGCGAAATCCATCACGTTGATTCGGGTTACCATACGGTCGGCATGAAGGCCGTTGATGCGCCTGACATCAGCGTCGTCTGA
- the pdxH gene encoding pyridoxamine 5'-phosphate oxidase, with protein MTETGLTTGDFTEAAEPYRLFAQWLEDATASEPNDPNALALATVDADGLPDVRMVLLKGFDERGFVFYTNFESAKGVEILGSMKAAMCFHWKTLRRQVRIRGPVEQVSDAEADEYYASRARGSRIGAWASKQSRPLESRFALEKAVAEYTARFPIGEIPRPKHWSGFRIVPQQIEFWHDRPFRLHDRMVFTRKADDWEKTRLYP; from the coding sequence ATGACCGAAACAGGGTTAACGACTGGTGACTTTACCGAAGCGGCTGAGCCTTACCGGCTTTTTGCGCAATGGCTCGAGGATGCCACGGCATCAGAACCCAACGATCCTAACGCATTGGCCCTCGCGACAGTTGACGCCGATGGGTTGCCTGATGTCCGGATGGTCCTGCTCAAGGGGTTTGATGAGCGCGGTTTTGTTTTCTACACCAATTTCGAAAGCGCCAAGGGCGTGGAAATCCTCGGCTCGATGAAAGCGGCCATGTGCTTTCACTGGAAAACCCTGCGACGCCAGGTGCGGATTCGTGGACCGGTCGAGCAGGTCAGCGATGCGGAAGCTGATGAATATTATGCGTCCCGCGCTCGTGGAAGCCGCATTGGTGCCTGGGCGTCAAAGCAATCGCGTCCGCTCGAGAGCCGGTTTGCGCTCGAAAAGGCTGTCGCCGAATACACCGCCAGGTTTCCGATCGGCGAAATTCCGCGTCCCAAGCATTGGTCCGGCTTTCGCATTGTTCCGCAACAGATCGAGTTCTGGCACGATCGGCCGTTCCGGCTGCATGACCGCATGGTGTTTACGCGCAAAGCGGATGATTGGGAAAAGACCCGTCTTTATCCCTGA
- a CDS encoding RT0821/Lpp0805 family surface protein: MAMDLTEADRGEKGRTARRVLLALALPICLALPGCMSSGSSAVSALSVDKITTAAITPLSADSEIMSDETVIRDLVGDLNEGQMRDPLPWSNALTGSAGVISSFSTLTDGTKSCRVFETTRHGFDGVALFNGRACMRPDGGWDLVEFDRAGS; the protein is encoded by the coding sequence ATGGCTATGGACCTAACAGAAGCAGACAGGGGCGAAAAGGGCCGGACAGCTCGCCGCGTGCTTTTGGCGCTGGCGCTGCCGATCTGCCTTGCCCTGCCGGGCTGTATGAGCAGCGGTTCCTCCGCAGTTTCAGCACTTTCAGTCGACAAGATCACGACTGCCGCGATCACCCCATTGTCCGCCGACAGTGAAATCATGTCCGACGAGACAGTGATTCGCGACCTTGTCGGAGACCTGAATGAAGGTCAGATGAGGGATCCGCTGCCCTGGTCCAATGCCTTGACCGGATCGGCTGGAGTCATCAGCAGTTTTTCGACGTTGACCGACGGAACCAAATCCTGCCGTGTGTTCGAAACCACACGGCACGGTTTTGATGGCGTTGCCTTGTTCAACGGACGTGCCTGCATGCGTCCGGATGGCGGGTGGGATTTGGTCGAATTTGACCGTGCAGGCAGCTGA
- a CDS encoding CopD family protein produces the protein MLMILLAAHVLSAVFWVGGMAFAYMVLRPAVGALDAPQRLGLWRRVFATFLPWAGVAALILIASGYMMMFAIYKTASNAPGYIHMMEGLGLVMLVIYLYLVMRPWQRFKKAVDSGATADAAAGLATIRKIVAVNLAIGVLVIIVATAGRFW, from the coding sequence ATGTTGATGATATTGTTAGCTGCACACGTCCTGTCAGCAGTGTTCTGGGTCGGCGGCATGGCGTTCGCCTATATGGTGCTCAGGCCCGCAGTCGGCGCGCTCGACGCACCGCAACGGCTTGGGCTGTGGCGGCGGGTTTTCGCGACATTTCTGCCCTGGGCCGGCGTCGCCGCCCTGATCCTCATCGCCAGCGGCTACATGATGATGTTCGCGATCTACAAAACCGCGTCTAACGCGCCGGGATACATCCATATGATGGAAGGGCTCGGCCTGGTGATGCTGGTGATCTATCTCTATCTGGTCATGCGGCCCTGGCAGCGTTTCAAGAAGGCCGTTGACAGTGGTGCAACGGCTGACGCTGCTGCAGGCCTCGCCACAATCCGCAAGATCGTGGCGGTCAACCTTGCCATCGGCGTGCTTGTCATCATCGTCGCCACCGCCGGTCGTTTCTGGTAG